The following nucleotide sequence is from Chromobacterium rhizoryzae.
GTAAGGATTGTCCAGCCAGCGCGTCTCGCCGCGCGCGGTCAGGCGCGCGGCCAGCTTGTCCGCCAGCCGCGCGGCGCGGCGGCTCCAGGCCGGCGTATTCACCGGCAGGCCCAGCGGGAAACGCCAGTACGGCGCCAGCTGCGCCGGCTCGGCCTCCGTCTCCCGCCATTCGTTCCAGCGCGCGTCGATATGGGCCGGAATATTCAACAGCATGCGGCTTTGAAAACCCTCCAGCTTGCCGCCCAAGCGGCATTGCCGCTCCTGCTTGAACTCCGGCATCAGCGGCAGCCGATGATGCGTCAGCACCAGCCAACCCACCGCGGCGGCCAGCGGCGGCAGACGGGAAAACGGCGGTTCGCACGCCTCCCCCATGCCGTCCGCCTGCAAACGCGCCAGCCAGCTGGCGTGATCCTGCTCCGTCGGCTGCCGCAAGCGCGCCAGCCAGCCGGCGTCGTCGTCATCGCCGACAAAGGCCTGAAACAAGCGCAGCGACACCCACTCGTGGCGGTAGAGATTGCGCTCGCTCCGTTCGCCGCGCAGCCGTTGCTGAAACGCCTGGCTGGCCTTGCCCAGGTCGTGCAGCAAGGCCGCCAGGCCGGCCAGCAGCTGGATGTCCTCGCCGCTGTGCCAATCGTTCTCGTCCGCGCTGCGCAGCACATTGCGGCGGGTGCTGTGCGTGGGCGTGGCGCCGTCGGCATTGAAACGGCTGGCGTCGCCGACGATCCACAGCAGCTCGCTATGGTCCTGGCCGCGTATCCAGTGGCAGGCCACCGCGGTGTTCTTGCGCGCGCTCTGGCGCAGCAAGCGCCGCAGCGTGTCCAGCCCGGCCTGGGTGATCGGCGTTTGCCAGACGCGGTCGCCGCGGCGCTCGGCGAACTGGTCCAGGATCTGCCGGCTGCGCGTCAGCGCCTTCTTGTCGCATTGTGAAATCAGCAGGATATTCATGCCGCCCGCCCCCGCCGCTCGGCAATGTCCTTCAAGGTGTCGATGATGAAGTCCAGCGCCTCGCCGCGGGTCAGCGCCTCGATGCAGGCCTGGCGGAAAGTCTGCTCATCGTCGCCGCGCATCGCGGAAACAAAGGCCTGCGGCAGGATCAGCGCATCCTTGACCAGATCCGCCGCGTCGAACACCAGCCCGCCGCGCCGGGTCTTGCCGTGCAACACCGCCAGGCCGTGCGGCAAGCCCAGCACCCAGGCCGCGGTGGCGCCCAGGCCGTAAGCCAGGTAATTGCCGTGATCCAGAAAGGCGTTGGCCGGGTCCGTGCCGGCGCCGCGCTTGGCGCGGCTGAAATCGCCATAACCGGTGGCCTGCGCCGCCAAACGGAACAACAGCTTGGTCAGCCGCGCCTCCTCGGTCAGCAAATGCGCGTGGTCCGGCGCCTGGGCAATCGCCTGGCGCGAGGCCTGCAAGGCCGCCTCCAGGCCGGTCTCTTCCACCACGAAACCGGCTTCGCGCAAGGCGCGGCTGCCCAGCCAATGCCGCTGCAAACAGCCCAGCCGCGCCAGCTGCACATCCTTGGCCGCAGCCAGCCGCTGCGCGTCGTCAAACCAGAAACGCACCCAGTACTGCAGATACTCGGTGGGCCGGTACTCGCTTTGCGGCGCAAACCACGCCGCCTCCTGCTCCAACTCATTGGCGCTAAACAAGGGCGTGCCGCCCCCGCCGCAAAACCCCACCATCACCCCGGCCTTGGCCAGCTCCCGCATCGCCGCCTGCGTCACCGAGGTGCCAGTGCCCAGCAGGATGCAACTAGTGTTGGCGATGGGGATATTCCAGTACAGCGAAGCCTTGCCCGCGTCGGTGACGTACTCCACCCGCCCGCCGTTGACCAGCACCCGGCAGTGCTGCAGGTAGTAAAGATTGGCGCGCTTGGAATGCAGAATGGTCTTGAGATCAGACGGGGGAAAATCGGACACGGCGAGCCCTTCAGGATGGAACGCGACGGCATATCTTGCCATGGGCATGAACGGTGGGACAGCCTGCGCGGACTACCCTTTTTTTCAGCCCCCTGGTTCCGACATTTAAAAACAATGACTTAGCGACAATCTGGAAATTTGGGTCAACGCCGGAGGAATCGCTGCAAATGCCCGCGCCATAAGGACTATGAGCGGTGTAGACTCTAGTTCACTGCCGGATAGGCAGCTTAGAAACTACATATCCATCCGACCAATGCCCCATGACAGTTCACTGCCGGATAGGCAGCTTAGAAAATGTCGCATGTCCGGACGCGCGTGACAAACGAGTTCACTGCCGGATAGGCAGCTTAGAAATTACGTCAAGGTATTGATGCCGCTGACCAGCTGTTCACTGCCGGATAGGCAGCTTAGTAAAGTACCGGCTCGTTCACCCCGGGTAACTTCCTGGTTCACTGCCGGATAGGTAGCTTAGAAAGCCGGGCGGCGCCGTGGCGCCGATTGTCCAGAGTTCACTGCCGGATAGGCAGCTTAGAAAAGGCACGACACGTAGGGCACCGATGTTTCCATGTTCACTGCCGGATAGGCAGCTTAGAAAGCGACGTGATCTGGCTTAAGTGTGTCGGTCGTGTTCACTGCCGGATAGGCAGCTTAGAAAACTATGCAGCGCTGCAAGTGGGGCGTTTGGTCGTTCACTGCCGGATAGGCAGCTTAGAAAATCCAGTACTGAGGACACCATGAACAGCATCAGTTCACTGCCGGATAGGCAGCTTAGAAATATGGGCCGAGACAGGCAGCGGCCTGTTTCTCGTTCACTGCCGGATAGGCAGCTTAGAAATTCCCCGGCTGGATGATGGATCATGCCAGTCGGTTCACTGCCGGATAGGCAGCTTAGAAAACAGGTGCGATAGCCACTAAAACCCTACAATGGTTCACTGCCGGATAGGCAGCTTAGAAACCATAAGCCGGGCGATTTCTGGTTGTGCCGCCGTTCACTGCCGGATAGGCAGCTTAGAAAAGATCGTCAACGATGCACTGAATGAAGGCGACGTTCACTGCCGGATAGGCAGCTTAGAAAAACGGCATCATCAAAGTGCGCAACGTCGCCGGGTTCACTGCCGGATAGGCAGCTTAGAAAGGCTTGAGCACACGCCTAGTCTCTGTCAGCCAGTTCACTGCCGGATAGGCAGCTTAGAAAACCAACACCGGGTATCAAAGCGCGGCCACCAAGTTCACTGCCGGATAGGCAGCTTAGAAACGGGAGAGAACTGATCCTGGCGAGTTACCGCGTTCACTGCCAGCTAGCCCGCAAACAAAACGCTCCTGATGGGGCATTTTTCTTGATCTGCCGCCTGAACAAAGCCACTCCCAAAGGATAAAATATGCCAATAAAATCATCAAAGGAGTGGCCGTGGAATACATTGACTACGTCAATCAGGCATCCAAACTGATCTCGCCCCTCACCGCCATCATCTTGGGCGCGCTGCCGATACTGGCCATTCTGTTCGTGGTGCTGCGCACCCAGTCCTACCACATTCCCTTGACGCTGCTATGGCGCATCGTGGGCGGTAAGAAGGAAATCAACGACAAACTGCTGGCGGACTTTCTGGATGAAAGAAACGCCATCATGAAGTTCCGTACCCTGACCGGGCTTAAGATCCGCACCAAACAAGAAATGCTGACGCTGATCCAATGGGCGGCCAAGCACAACGAGGATATCGACGACATCAAACGCTGCGGGCATTACTTCAAGCTCAGCGAGCCCGGCAATATCACCTCGCCCAATAGGTTAGGCAGCATCGCCCTACTGCTAGCTGTTCTCGTGCTGGGCATCCTCACCGCCAGCGGTGTTGCCAGCACCGGCATAGACGACGGGCTCTATGCCACCACGGAAAGCAAGACCTGGTTCTTTGCCAGCAGCCAAAAAACCATCACCGGCTTATGGGGCAAGAACAAAATCAGTGAAAGCGACTGCGCCAAGGCCTCGCTCCCGGCCACGGGTTTCTCCCCTGACGACGCCCAAATTTTTTGCAAATTCTTCAAGCAGACCAATTACCCCAAGGCGATCAGCGACACCGTATCAAAGCAACGCATGCTGCTCTTATTTCTAAGCGCCTATACCGGTTTCTTCCTATTCCTAACCGTGCAGCCATTGCGCCGTTGTGTCAGTGCGAAGGAGATGATTCGTCGTCAAAAAGCACGCCAAGCGAAGCAGGAAGAAAGAGGCCAGCTCACCACTGAGCCTCTCCCCGCCGCAGCGGAGATGACGGCCCCGCTCCCGGCAAGCCACAAGCAAGCAGATCCTGCTGCCAGCGAATGAACAGTCTGACAGCATAGACAAAAACGCCGCTCACCCAGGGTGAACGGCGTTTTTCATCAAACCAGCGCGGCTCAAGCCAAGCGCCGCGCCAACTCCTCGCCTATCCTTCTCATCGGCTCCGGATCGCTCATGCCGAAGTGGTCGCAGTCCAGCTCCACGCACTCCAGCTTGCCGCCGAGGAAGGGCCGCCAATCTTCCGGCTTGGGCGCGTCTTCCGGGTGGATGCCGGCGCGGAACAGCAGCACGTCGCCGTCGTAAGGCGGGGTTTGGCTGTCGCGGAACAATTGCATGCCGTGCAGCGAGGCCGCGCCCAGCCGCTCCAGCGCGGCGCGGCCCAGCGGCGCCAGCGGGCTGCCGGGGCGTAGCAGGCGTTGGTAGATCGCCTCATTGTCCAACGGCTGGCCGTTTTCGTCGGCGTCCACTTCGCCGTTGACGCTGAGCACCGTCACCAGCGCGTCGTGCAATATCGGTTGCGGCCGGCCCTGCCAGCTGGCGGTCGGATAGCTGTCCATCAGCGCCGCCAGTTCCACGGTTTCGCCGGCGGCGCGCAGCTGCGCCGCCATCGCCTGCGCCAGCCCGCCGCCCAGGGACCAGCCCAGCAGCCGGTACGGCCCTTGCGGCTGGACCTCGCGCACGCGGGCTACGTAGTCCGCCACCATCGCGTCGAAGCTGGCTGGCTTGTCGCCGGTGATGCCGGTGGCTTGTAGGCCGTAGATGGCCACGCCGGGCAGGTGTTTGGCCAGGCCCAGATAACACCAGGACAGGCCTTCCGCCGGGTGCAGGCAGAACAGCGCCGGCAGCGCGCCGGGCTGGATGGTCAGCAGCGGCGCGAATTCCTGGCCTTCGCTGGCCGACGGCGGCCGGTGCGCGGCGGGCGCGCTCAGCGCCTGCGCCAGCGCCGCCACCGTGCTGTGGCTAAACAGCGCGGACACCGCCACTTCGCGGTTCAGGCGCTGCGCCAGCCGGTTGGCCACCTGGATGGCTTGCAGCGATTTGCCGCCCAGTTCGAAGAAGTTGGCGTGGCGGCTGGGCGGGGTGACGCCCAACACTTGCTGCCACACCTCCATCACCTGGCGTTCCAGCGGGCTGGCGTCTTCCGCCGCGGTTGGCGCTTGCGCTTCCATGCCGGCGGCCAGCTGCTTGCGGTCTATCTTGCCGTTGACGTTGCGCGGCAGGCTGTCCAGCCAGCGCCAGTGATCCGGGATCGCCGCCGCCGGCAGCACCTCGGCCAAGCGCGCGCGCATCGCCGCCGGCTCGGTCTCGCCGCCGCTGAGGAAGGCGGCCAGGGTATAGCCGCCGCCAGCCAGCGGCAGGCCCACCACCGCCGCCTCGCGCACCTCCGGGCAGGCCAGCAGCGCGTTTTCGATTTCGGCCGGGTCGATGCGCAGGCCGCTGATCTTCATTTCATGGTCCAGCCGGCCCAGGAAGCGCAGCTGGCCGTCGCTCAGCCGCGCGCGGTCGCCGGTGCGGTAGGCGCGCGGCGCGCCGGGCAACGCGTCCAGCGTTACAAAGCGGCGCGCGGTCAGTTCTTCGCGGCCCAGGTAGCCGATGGCCAGCGCCTCGCCCAGCAGGCACAGTTCGCCGTCCTCGCCCTGCGCCACCGGCTGCAGGCACTCGTCCACGATGACGGCGCGCACGCCGGGGCGCGGCAGGCCGATGGGCACGCTGTCGCCGCCGTCCCACACCGCGCCGGGGCCGGACAGGATGGCGCTGGTGGCGATGATGGAGGCCTCGGTGGGTCCGTAGCTGTTGAGCAGCACGCTGCCCGGCAACAGCGCCTGCCAGCGGCCGGCGCGTTCCGGCAGCGCGGCTTCGCCGCCGATGATGGTCAGCCGCACGCTGGCCAGCTGCGCGGCCAGTTCCGGCTGCAAGGCGAAGGCCAGTTCGTGCCAGAAGGCGGTGGGCAGGTCCAGCACGCTGATGCGCTGGCGCGCCACCGCGGCGGCGAAGGCCGGCATGGATTCCAGCATCGCGTCGGTGCGCAGCACCAGGGTGCCGCCATGGCACAGCGCCAGGAAGATTTCCTCGATGCTGGCGTCAAAGTGCAGCGGCGCGAATTGCAGAATGCGTTCGTCGGCGCCGATGCGGTACAGCTGGCCGGCGCTGCTGACGAACTGTGCCAGCGCGCCGTGGCTGACCAGCACGCCGTTGGGCTTGCCGGTGGAGCCGGAGGTGTAGAGCAGATAAGCGGCTTGGCCGGCTTCCGGCGCCGGGTCCGCGGCGGCCAGCGCGTCCTGTTGCGGCGGCAGGTCCAGACATAGCGCCGGCACGGCGCCCAAGAGCGGACGCCAGGCGTTCAGGGTGACGGCCAACCGCGGCTGCGCGTCGTCCAGCACCATGGCCAGCCGCGTCGGCGGGCCGTGCGGGTCCAGCGGCACATAGCAGCCGCCGGCCCACAGCGTGGCCAGGATGGCGACGATGGCTTCCGGGCTGCGCGGCAGCACGATGGCCACCCGTTCCTCCGCCTGCAGGCCGGCGGCTTGCAAGCGGCCGGCCAGTTGCAGCACGCGCTGCAACAGCTCGCGGTAGGACAGGCGCTCGCCGTCCTGTTCCAGCGCCGTCGCGTCCGGCCGCGCGGCGGCGGCGGCGCGGATCAGGCTCAGCACCTCCAGCGGTTCGCGCTCCAGCGCTGCGCCGTCCAGCACGCTCAGCGGCGGCAGCTCCGGCAGCAACTCGCTCAACGCGGCGTCCGGCGCGCGGCCGGCCCAGGCGTCCAGCCAGGCCAGCAAATCGTCGCGCAGGCCGTCCAGCTCCGCCTGCGGGTAAGCGTTGGGGTTGGCTTCCAGGCACAGCCGCCATTCGGTGTTCAACAGGCTGAAATTGATCGACACATCTTCCACCGGGCCGGAACCCAGCGGCAGCACCCGGCTGTCCAGGCCGGCGAACGGCGCGCGGCGGTCGAAGGGCATCAGGTTCACCACCGCGCCGAACAAGCGCTGCTGGCCGCCAACGCGCGCCAGATCGCCGCGCAGCTGCTCGTAGCGATAGCGCTGATGCGGCCGGATCGCGCGCAGGCTGTCCGCCAGCTGGCGGCTCAGCTCCGCCGCGCCCAGCTCTTCGTCCAGCCGCAGGCTCAGCGGCGCGATATTCATCGCCATGCACGGCACCGCCAGCGCCGGCGTGCCCAGGCGGTTCATCACCGGCAGACCCAGGGTCAGCGCGCGGCGGCCGCTGCGCTTGGCCAGCCAGGCACCCACCGCTGCCAGCAACCAGGCGCCCCAGTCCACGCCGTGCTGTTTGGCCGAAGCCTGCCAAGCGGCGATCTGCGCCGGGCTCAGCCATTGCTCGGCCTTGTTCACCCCGTCCGCCAGCAAGGCGGCGGGCGCCAGCGTGCTGGCCGCCGGCTGCCGGCCCTGGCGCTGCAGCCAGAAGGCGCGGTCCTGCGCGCAGGCCTCGCTGGCCTGGTAGGCGTGATCGGCGACGACGATCTTGTCCAGCGACCAATCCGCCAGCGGCGGCAGGGCCTGCTGCTTGACGCGGGCGCTGTAGCGCGCCGCCAGCGCCTGGCTCAGCAGGCCGTAGGCGAAGCCGTCCAGCGCGATATGGTGGGTCTGCAGATACCACCAGTGCCGCTCCGGCCCCAGCTTCAACAGCGCGCCCAGATAGAGCGCGTCCCGCGCCGGATCGCACGGCCGCGCCAGCGTCTGAGCCACCCAGGCGCGCGCCGCCGCTTCCGGTTCCGTTTCCGCGCTGAAGTCCAGGCAGGGTATCTCCGCCTGCGCGGCCACCGGCTGCTGCCACAGCTGGCTGCCGTCAAACTCAAAGCGCATGTTCAGCGCCGCGCAATTGGCCAACACCTCGGCGGCGCTGTCGCGCAAGGCGTCCAGGTTCAGCGCGCCGCGCAGCTCGGTGGCTTCGGCGGTGAGGTAACTCGGGTTGTCCGGGGAAAGTTGCTGTCCCATCCAGATGCCGTGCTGCGCGGCGCTGACGGGGAGGCGAGAAGCGGTCAAAGTCATAAGAAGGCGTGCCGTTGCGGTTCCATGCCAGCGCAATGATGCGTGGGCAGATCAAATGAGAGCAGCAATCTTACACTATAAATGGGAATGATTATCAATATTGAATTGATAAGCCTCACTACATAGCAAAGCACCTCACACCCTTCGCCTAAGTAGCAGGAACATTGAAGTACGGCACACCGCAGCAAGCATGCTTCACAGTGCCGCTAGCGGGCACATTGGCTAAACGCCCTTTGAGATTCTGATAGCTATGAATTAGCCAGTGAGTAAAGAATCGTAGCCAGTTCCGTCACCTCCAAGGCCCCGGAAGCGACATCCACCATAATGTCTTCCAGCTTGGCACTACGCAGAATCACCACGCCTTGCAAGTCCAGATAAGTCAGCGCCGTCACCAGCGCGGTCCGTTTATTGGCGTCATTGAAGCAATGGCCGCGAGCAATGGCCACCGCATACATGGCGGCGATATCGAAGATATCCTCCATCCCCTCATAGCGGATCTTGTTATCCACTCGCGCCAACGCGCCCTCCAGCGGCCCAATGTCATGCATGCCCGCCAACCCTGGCTCCATCTCCAAAATGGCATCATGCAACTGCACCACCACGCGTGGATTGATCATCGATCCGCCAACGCCTTGATCACTTTTTTGTGGCGCTGAATCACCCGCTTGGCCGCAGTCTTGACAATGCGCACGCCGGGTTCACCGCTCAAATCCAGCTCTACCGGCTTGACCGGCCCTTTGCGCGCCTTCAGCACAATCCCATAGTTTTTAGCTGTTTTGCTCATCATTACTTTCCTTCAAGCCGAAGCCATTTTTGCTGAATAGACCTGTAGGAACATCAACCAGTCTGGGCAAGAGAAATGAGCACCTCATCCCGCAGAGAACAGCAGTCTGGCGTGGGATGGTGTGGTACCACTCTTTCCTAAATTGTCTATTCGGCAGTGAACATCACTGCTGGCAAAGGGTGACCGCCGAGCTTTTTCTAAGCTGCCTATCCGACAGAGAACATACGGGGTAGATGAACAGTAGGTTTATTCCGTTACTTAAGCTGCCTATCCGGCAGCACGCCATACAAGTCTAACAGCTTCCACAGCAGACAAATCGATATCACATGGCAGCACCATCCCGCCGAACACATGACTTAACCGCCTGAGTTCAGCACACCAGACCCCCTGCTCCACCCCCGCCTGATACAGGTCAAGTAAATCCCGACCACTGTCCATACCAATATCACCTGCTCGCAGGCACACTAGATAGATGGCATGCCAAACGGATGGACGTAAAAAAGGCCAGTCGCTTGCGCGCTGGCCGGTCTGAGCTGCCTATCCGGCAGAGAACTGAAATGAAAGTTTCAGTTGGACTATTTCTAAGCTGCCTTATGCCGGCAGTGGCGCCGATGTTACAAGTCGCCACTGCTCATTAACGATAAATGTCACTTTAACTAGGTAAAAAAATGGCGGATGTCGGTGTTGCGCAAGCGCGTGACAAAGTTGGAAGACCGGCTCACACCCATCCCTATCCCTTGCAAAACAGGAGGATGCGCATGCAATGAAGCACCGACCCAAGGCCCCGGCAGCCCAATCGCGCCGGGGCCGCACTGCTGTTTGTTCCTGATTTTGATCCAAGGACCAGCCATGCCCCCTACCCTCACGCCCCGCGCCGCAGCACTACGCGCCTTGATGACCGACTTCATCCGGCAACGGCGCGACGATAAGTTGAACAAGCTCGCGCCCGACGACGACGCCAAGCGCGAAGCGCTGCTGGCCAATTATCAACCGACAACTTGGCTCTCAAACCTCGTTCAACGGGCCCTCGAGGTTCAGTTTGTCACCCACCTGCTAAAAGCTACTCATCCCGATATCAAAATTACCGAAGCAACTAACCTTTATTGCTATCCAAACAAACTCCCACCTCATCAAGAAGTTGGTAGTCATCTACTTGGCCCTACATTCAACAATGACCTCACTGGCAATGCAGCCATTTCCTCAGCGTTTTACAAATTCTTAGAACAAAAGTTTGATGGTAAAGCCCTACTTGAATTGGCAACATCACGAGATAGCGACTTTGCCGCAGCACTTAGTAATGACTCAGAGCTATCCCAAAAATGGCTCGAGATTTTTGCAACACTACAGCAGCCTCGTATAAACCTCGCCAGCCACAGCCGCGCCAAGCAAGTGTATTGGCTGGTGGGTTACGAGCCGGCCAAGGACGAGCACTACCACCTACTGGCCCCGCTCTATCCCAGCGCGCTGGCGCAGCGACTGTACCAAACCATCCAGGAGCACCGCTTCGGCGAAGCCGCCAAGGCCGCGCGCCAGGCCCGCCGCGAACAGCGCGAGCATCCGCACGGCTATTGCGACTATCCGCAGTTGGCGGTGCAGAAACTGGGCGGCACCAAGCCGCAGAATATTTCCCAGCTCAATAGCGAACGCAAGGGCAATAACTATCTGCTGGCTTCCCTGCCGCCGCAGTGGCGAAGCCAGGGCCTGAAACCGCCGCTCAATAGCGAGGACGCGCTGCTGCGCTTTGGCCGCCGCAACGATGTGCGCCGGCTGGTCCGCCAACTGCGCGTCTTTCTGGAAAGCCAACCGCCTCAAAACAAAGATGCCCAAGATCGTCGTGACGATCTGGGCAATGCGCTGCTGGAGGAACTGCTGCTGTTCGGCAAGGAAATGCACGAAGGCCTGCCGCCCGGCTGGAGCGCGGACACGCGCTGCCGGCTGCCGGAATACCAGCAGCTGTGGCTGGACCCTTGGCGCGCCGATACCGACGCGGACTTTGCCGCGCGCTGGCACGGCGAGGACTGGCCGCTGGAAGTGGCCAAACGCTTCGGCCGCTGGCTGAACCAGCAATTCGACGCCAGCCCGCTGGAGATGGGCGACGCGGAATTCCACCATTGGGCGCGTGAGCTGGCCGGGGACCTGGGCTGGCAGGCCCTGCACGATCAAACCCGCCGCCAGCTGGCGGCCATGGCCAAGGAGCAAGCATGAGCACTCTGCCCGTGATCACCGGCCTGCTGAGCGTGCCCCGGCTGCGGGTGCAAAACGCCAACGCCATTTCCAGCCCCTTCACCTGGGGCTTTCCGGCCATTACCGCCTTCACCGGCCTGGCCCAGGCGCTGGAGCGCAAGCTGGCCGGCAGCCTGGATTTGCAGTTCGAGGCGGTGGGCGTGGTCTGCCACCATTACCAGGCGCAGACCAGCGGCGCGTACACCCAGGGTTTCCACCTCAGCCGCAACCCGGTGGACAAGGACGGCGCCACCGCCGCCATTGTGGAGGAAGGCCGCATCCATCTGGACATCAGTCTGCTGTTCGGCCTCACCGGCGAAGCACTGGCCGCGCCAGGGGAGCAGCTGCCGGAACTGGCGCGGCAAGTAACGGACACCCTGCACGGCATGCGCATTGCCGGCGGCAGCGTGACGCCGCCGCTGCCCGGCCGTCGCCGTCCCGCGCCGCAGTTGATGACCTTGAGCGAGGACGAGACGGAACAACGCGAGCAATTCCGCCAGCTGCGACGCAGCCTGCTGCCCGGCTTTGCGCTGGTGTCCCGCGACGATCTGCTGCAAAGCCACTTGGCCGCCTTGCGCGCCAGCCAGCCGCAAACAGACCTCTTCGACGCCTGGCTGGATCTGTCCCGCATCAACCACGCGCCTCACTGGCAGGAACAAGCGGACCCGACCGGCGGCGAGCCGCGCCGCACGCTGGAATGGCGCAGCCAACGCGGCCACAGCCAGGGCTGGACGGTGCCGATGCCGGTGGGCTACGGCGCGCTGTCCCCGCTCTACCCGGCCGGCAGCGTGGCCAACGCCCGCGACGCGCAGACGCCGTTCCGCTTTGTGGAAAGCCTGTATTCGCTGGGCGAATGGCTCAGCCCGCACCGGCTGCATGATGTCGGCCAGTTGCTGTGGTACGCCGACGACGACACCGCCAGCGGCTTGTACCGCTGCCGCAATGATTACGCCGCCACCTTGGAAATAGAAGACAGAAAGGAAGCCTCATGAGCACCGCACCGCTGAAAACCGCTACCGTATTGGCCTTTGAACGCAAGCTGGACCCGTCCGACGCCTTGTTTCACGCCGGCGACTGGCAACAGCGCGAGCAGCACGCCGGCTGGGAGCCGGTCAGGGTCATCGAAAAATCCGTGCGCGGCACCATTTCCAACCGCCTGAAAACCAAGGACCAGGACCCGGCCAAGCTGGACGCGCAGATTGAAAACCCCAATCTGCAAACCGTGGACGTGGCCGCGCTGCCGCACCACGCGGACACCTTGAAGATCAGCTTCACGCTGCGGGTACTGGGCAATGTCGGCGCGCCGTCCGCCTGCAACGACAGCGCCTACCAGGCCAAGCTGCGCGCCACCGTGGCCGGCTATGTGCAAGCTCACGGCTTTGCCGAGCTGGCGCGCCGCTATGCCTGCAACCTGGCCAACGGCCGCTTCCTGTGGCGCAACCGCGTGGGCGCGGAGCAGGTGGAAGTACGGGTGGCGCTGCTGGAGCAAGGCCAGCCGGCGCAGCAATGGCAGTTCGACGCGCTGGCGCTGTCCCTGCGCCACTTCGACCCCGGCAATCAGGCCGCCGCGCTGGAACAACTGGCCGCCGCCATCGCCGCCGGCCTGGCCGGCCAGCGCCATCTGCTGCTGCAAATCACCGCCTTTGCGCGGCTGGGCGCCGGCCAGGAGGTGTTCCCGTCGCAGGAGCTGATCCTGGACCGCAGCCGCGGCGACAAGAGCAAAACCCTGTACGCCATCGAGCAAGGCACGCTGAAAATCGCCGCCATCCACTCGCAGAAGCTGGGCAACGCCATCCGCACCATTGACGACTGGCACCCGGAAGCCGAACAGCTCGGCCCCATCGCGGTGGAGCCCTACGGCTCGGTCACCACGCTGGGCAAGGCCTGCCGCCAGCCCAAGGCCAAGTCCGACTTCTACACCCTGCTGGACAACTGGGTGCTGAAAGACCAGGCCCCGGCGCCGCATGATCAGCACTTTGTGCTGGCCACGCTGATCCGCGGCGGTGTGTTCGGCGCGGCGGAGTAAGCCATGGATCACTACCTGGACATCCGGCTACGCCCGGACCCGGAGTTTGCGCCCACGCTGCTGATGAACGCGCTGTTCGCCAAGCTGCACCGCGCGCTGAGCGAACAAGGCCGCGACGACATCGGCGTCAGCTTCCCGCGCGCGGCCCCGGCCGCCGCGCTGGGCGACACCCTGCGCCTGCACGGCGGCCACGCCGCCTTGCAGCGGCTGATGGCCGGCGACTGGCTTAGCGGCATGCGCGACCACATCGCGCTGGCCGCCATCCAGCCGGTGCCGCCGCAGGCGGAAGCCTGGCAGGTGCGGCGCAAGCAGGCCAAGACCAATCCGGACAAGGAGCGCCGCCGGCTGGTGCGGCGGCTGGGCATCAGCGCGGAAGAAGCCGCGCAGCGTTTCCCGGACAGCGCCGCCCGCCGGCTAACCCTGCCCTTCCTCACCCTCAACAGCGCCAGCACCGGCCAACGTTACCAGCTGCACATCGAGCAGCGCCCAGCCCCGGCCACCCACAGCGGCCGCTTC
It contains:
- the csy1 gene encoding type I-F CRISPR-associated protein Csy1, producing MTDFIRQRRDDKLNKLAPDDDAKREALLANYQPTTWLSNLVQRALEVQFVTHLLKATHPDIKITEATNLYCYPNKLPPHQEVGSHLLGPTFNNDLTGNAAISSAFYKFLEQKFDGKALLELATSRDSDFAAALSNDSELSQKWLEIFATLQQPRINLASHSRAKQVYWLVGYEPAKDEHYHLLAPLYPSALAQRLYQTIQEHRFGEAAKAARQARREQREHPHGYCDYPQLAVQKLGGTKPQNISQLNSERKGNNYLLASLPPQWRSQGLKPPLNSEDALLRFGRRNDVRRLVRQLRVFLESQPPQNKDAQDRRDDLGNALLEELLLFGKEMHEGLPPGWSADTRCRLPEYQQLWLDPWRADTDADFAARWHGEDWPLEVAKRFGRWLNQQFDASPLEMGDAEFHHWARELAGDLGWQALHDQTRRQLAAMAKEQA
- the csy2 gene encoding type I-F CRISPR-associated protein Csy2 translates to MSTLPVITGLLSVPRLRVQNANAISSPFTWGFPAITAFTGLAQALERKLAGSLDLQFEAVGVVCHHYQAQTSGAYTQGFHLSRNPVDKDGATAAIVEEGRIHLDISLLFGLTGEALAAPGEQLPELARQVTDTLHGMRIAGGSVTPPLPGRRRPAPQLMTLSEDETEQREQFRQLRRSLLPGFALVSRDDLLQSHLAALRASQPQTDLFDAWLDLSRINHAPHWQEQADPTGGEPRRTLEWRSQRGHSQGWTVPMPVGYGALSPLYPAGSVANARDAQTPFRFVESLYSLGEWLSPHRLHDVGQLLWYADDDTASGLYRCRNDYAATLEIEDRKEAS
- the csy3 gene encoding type I-F CRISPR-associated protein Csy3: MSTAPLKTATVLAFERKLDPSDALFHAGDWQQREQHAGWEPVRVIEKSVRGTISNRLKTKDQDPAKLDAQIENPNLQTVDVAALPHHADTLKISFTLRVLGNVGAPSACNDSAYQAKLRATVAGYVQAHGFAELARRYACNLANGRFLWRNRVGAEQVEVRVALLEQGQPAQQWQFDALALSLRHFDPGNQAAALEQLAAAIAAGLAGQRHLLLQITAFARLGAGQEVFPSQELILDRSRGDKSKTLYAIEQGTLKIAAIHSQKLGNAIRTIDDWHPEAEQLGPIAVEPYGSVTTLGKACRQPKAKSDFYTLLDNWVLKDQAPAPHDQHFVLATLIRGGVFGAAE
- the cas6f gene encoding type I-F CRISPR-associated endoribonuclease Cas6/Csy4, with amino-acid sequence MDHYLDIRLRPDPEFAPTLLMNALFAKLHRALSEQGRDDIGVSFPRAAPAAALGDTLRLHGGHAALQRLMAGDWLSGMRDHIALAAIQPVPPQAEAWQVRRKQAKTNPDKERRRLVRRLGISAEEAAQRFPDSAARRLTLPFLTLNSASTGQRYQLHIEQRPAPATHSGRFNAFGLSPDATVPWF